The nucleotide sequence TCCGGCCGCTACCCTGCAGACCGTCGCTGGACTCGCCATCACCCTGGCTCTGCCCCTGCGCCACGAGTGGGCCACCCGCACCGCCGGCAACACCCTGCCCCTGACCGGCGGCACCCTCCTGAGCATTGAGCCCCGCCTGCGCTGGTCCCTCACCGACCGACTTCACCTTCTGGGCGGCGTCAGTCTCCCGGCGATACAGGCGCTACGAGGCGACGCACGCGAAGGCGTAAGCGCATTTGCAGCGGTGCAGTTTTTGCCTTTGTTTTGAGCACGACATCCCACTGTTCACCATGACTTACAAGGTTTGTCACCCTCATCCTCGGAGACACTCCGATCAGGATATGATAGGCACATACATCAAAGTCTTTATGCCCGAGCTCGTCACTGCTCAAGGATGCTGATGCGCACCTACCTATTTTGCCTGAGCCTTATGCTCGCGGCCTGCAACCCCAAACCCGACTCACCGACGTCGGTGGTGAGCCCTGAGGCGAACTCACCCACGCACCTTTCACCTCCCTCCGAGCGGAGCGAAACGATGAAAGAAAACGCAGCCCCAATCCCGAAAACGCCCGTCGAGCCATCGCACTTCGTATTTGTCGCCAGCCCGCAAAATGCGCAGATGCTCGATTGTCCGAATTGGGAGAGTCCTGAGGCCCCCCACCGCCGCCGTTCCCGGCCAATGAACGACACAACCGACTCTCCCACACGACACGAGGTGAGTTTCACCGACGTCATCGCGATCCAGAACCCCTCCGGTGTCGAGGCAACACCGCACCATACCCACCCCATTGAGGAAGTCACCGCCACAGCGGCACGCGTCGCGTTCGCGCTCTCACCGCTCACCTTCACGAATCAGCCATCTTTGACTCACGACGCATTCGGTACCGATCTGTGCAAACAACTCAATGAGCTCTTCAGCGCACCCTACGTCGTCCTTCATGCGTACCCGGTCTACGTCGATCGTGGGAACTCAGCTGAAGATCCCTGGCGCGATAGCTGGGAGAGTCTCGGGACCGACCCCTCCTGCCAGAGCCGCGCATTCTCCGACCAGGAGGCGGCGCTCGCGTATGCGCGTTCGCTCATATCGGCGACCGAGTAGAACAAGAGCGCAAAGCCCACATAAGCCCTTGATCTCATTCGAAAACCAGACTTCTCAAAGAACCACCACGCCCAAACCACAGTGGTTCTTTGAATCAGGGAGTGTGGTGCTACTCGCCAACCCCTTACCCTTCCAACCCCATCACTCCCTCCGAAAAAACGCGCCCCTTAACGCCCCCTCGCCAGATCTCCACATCCCGCAAATCCCCCGACCGCACCCGAAACACATCCAGATGCTGCCACGCGGGCTCCCGCTGCCCCATCAACAGCCGCTCATTGCGTACCCGATGCTTCTTCCAGGTCTTCGCCGCCCATAAAATGATCGACTCGCGGCTCATAAACCCCCGCGCCAGACTCTCCACATTGCCGTTGCACACCACCTCTCCCGTCACCCCGCGCCGCAGCGTGCGCACCACGATCTGCGACATCACCTGCCTGAACGGAAGGTCGAGCCACACCACCGCCTCCGCGCGCCCCCACACCACATCCCGCACCACTGAGTAGTTCCCATCCGCCACCCAGCGCTCCCCGGCCGTGGCCGCTGCAACGTCCTCACAAAACACATCCCACGGCCGCTCCTGCCACCCCGGCAACCAATGCAACCGGTCGAGCTCCACGTGGCGATTACTTGTCTGCCACGCCAGCCGGTTGGCCAGCGTCGACTTCCCCGATCCCGAAGTCCCCACCACCACATAACGATCGTAGGGGGTGCCGTCTGCGCGGTAGAGTGTTTCAAACGTCATGATTCATATCCGAACATCAAAGGTGTGAAGCCCACGTCCTCTCTCTACGCCGAGCACCACCTCAACGCCAACGCATCTTGTACACACCACAAAATCAAACCTCTTGACCTCACTGCGCCAACACACCTTATGTCCCACAACGAGTTCCAGCGCTGACCCCGGTTCACCCTTATGCTACTCTTCGGCCTATTCAACCGGTGATGTTAATTTGAAATGACGCGCGTACGCCGCACTCATGTCCTGAGCCCTCGATGTTTGCCAGACCTCCTATCTTCAGTTTGCACCTCGTCATCTGGACCGCCACCCTGGCGCTCTGCCTCACCTTTGCCAGCACCACCTTCGCCGAAGACTCCGAAGACACGTCAGCCCCCACCTGCGCCGACGATGAGATCTTCGATTCCGTGCTCGGAGACTGCCGCTACACCTTCAGCATTCACTACACGTCACTGGACACGCTACCGGCCATGATCGAGGCCTGCGAAGAACGCGAGTCGATGCTCGCCTGCGCCTCATGGAGCGTGTGGGCCTGGCGCCGTGGCGGCTGGGAAAAAGTCTCGGAGCGAGCCGGTCAACTTTGCGAAGAGCGCTGCAACGCGGGCGACCCGGCCGGATGCGGCTGCCTGGCCCACCTGGTTGGCACCGGATCAGCTGGTTTTGAACGTGACCGCCAACGGGGCAGCGACCTCGCTCAGCAAAGCTGTGCAGGAGGCGTAGGGTGGGGCTGCAACATGGCCCGCACTCTGCACAACGACACCGTCAGCTCGGACCGTGAACGACGTGTCGAAGACGCGCTACGCACCTACGAGCGTGGCTGTTTGCTCGGCGACCCCTCCAGCTGCGCCAACCTCGGTTTTTTTGCGGGGCACACGACCCGGGGAGGAGACACGCTGACCGAACACATCGCCCGCACTTACTTTCAAGAAGGGTGTGAGAAGCACATTGGATGGGCCTGCGGCGTTTACGGTGAAATGCTCTACCTCGGCATGGGGGGTGACACCGACGTTGAGGAAGGGATTGCCTTTAACAGACGTGGCTGTGCGTTTGGCGACCCCATGAGTTGTAAACGTCTGGGCGACCTCTATCTGGGCTCAACGGAGTTGTCGTTACCATCTGATTACCAGCTTGCGTTGGAGTACTTCGGCTATGCCTGCGATTCGCGGGACGCCCGCGCCTGTCATTTGTGGGCCACAATCGCTGATCTCGCATTTCCTGATCTCGAGCCCCCCACACGACTGGAGGAGGCCTATAAAATCGCCTGCTTCCGAGGTCGCTCCGAATCTTGTGTCGCGCTGAGCAACCTCTATCTATCCGCACGCAAAGACTGGCCCGCTCAACCCGACGCGGCACGCAGCACCCTGGAGCGCAGCTGCCGCCGGCACGCAGATGATTCCTGCGTGGCATATGGTCACCTCGTGGAACAGGGCATCGGTGGCGAAGTCAACCTGAACGTCGCACTCGAAGCCTACGAGCGCGCCTGTCAGAACGGCGAGCCAAAAGGATGTCAGTGGGCCGGCGCATTAGTGATGCACGAAGAACCTGAACGCGCCTTCGAGATCTTCACCGAAGGATGCGATCGTGGCGTTGGAAACAGCTGCAACTGGTTGGCGCTTTGGCTGGAAACCCACGCCTCGCCAGAAGACCAACGCTACATCCTCGGTTTACACCAACGCGCCTGCGACCTTGATGAACCCCGCGGCTGCTTCGACCTCGCACTCATCTATGAAACCGGCCGCAGCGAGTTCGAGGCCAATCCACCTCTCGCCATGAAACACATGGCGGGGGCTTGCCGACTCAACGATCCCATCGCCTGCGTGCATTTGGGGCGATACCTGTTAGACGGCGTCAACAATAACCTCTCATGGGACGAGCGTGCCGTCCCGCTCCTGACTTCGATATGCGTGAACGCCCTCCCCCACCGACGAGATATGCACCGCGCCTCGACCCTTTCCTGCCGCTGGCTCGCCCAGAGCCACGCCGACCGTGGCCTTCACTCCCAGGCGCTCGATATTGCCCAACGAGGCTGCGACCTGCGCGACGCTGATAGCTGCGCTCTGGCTGCAGAACTTCTCAAAGCCGAGAACTTCGAGCCCGTCACACGCCACGACGCCACAACCTACGAGGCAAAAGCCTGCGACTACGGCGACCTCTCCTACTGCTCGGATGTCACCGACGCCCAAACCGAATAGCCAACTGCTCCCCTCGCAATCCGAGCGTTCCCGATGACGCTCCTTACTCCGGTGGCTTTGCTCGCCAGCACACTCGGCCTTCTCACCGCCTGCTCCCCCCACTCCGACCGAACCTCCCGCCCCTTCCGAAACGCCTTCCCCCCCGCCCCCGAAGACCTCACCCTCCCCACGCCCCAACCTCCCCCTCCCATCACCAACCCCGGCGAAGATCGCATCACTCCTGCCCCGACCCCACCCATACTGCCCCCTTTTCTGACCACGAATCGACCCCAACCACCGTACTGCCCCCTTTCCTGACCACGAATCGACCCCGACCGCCGTACAGACCCTTTTCCTGGCCACGAATCGCCCCCACACCGCCGGCGCCGCCCTTTCTGGACCGGGGACGCCTCCAGCGTTGTCCTGCCGGTCGGCCCCCGACCGCATCCAGGGCAACGTCTGACAAGGAGCAGGGATGAAGCTGTAGCTTTAGCTACCGCGAATCCCTGACGACGCCTCCAGCGTTGTCCTGGGGCGGTCGGCCCCCTATACTCCGGCCGACGTCGCCCTAACGACCGGCTGGCCTCTTTTTCTTGTGTATG is from Lujinxingia sediminis and encodes:
- a CDS encoding adenylate kinase, which produces MTFETLYRADGTPYDRYVVVGTSGSGKSTLANRLAWQTSNRHVELDRLHWLPGWQERPWDVFCEDVAAATAGERWVADGNYSVVRDVVWGRAEAVVWLDLPFRQVMSQIVVRTLRRGVTGEVVCNGNVESLARGFMSRESIILWAAKTWKKHRVRNERLLMGQREPAWQHLDVFRVRSGDLRDVEIWRGGVKGRVFSEGVMGLEG
- a CDS encoding tetratricopeptide repeat protein is translated as MFARPPIFSLHLVIWTATLALCLTFASTTFAEDSEDTSAPTCADDEIFDSVLGDCRYTFSIHYTSLDTLPAMIEACEERESMLACASWSVWAWRRGGWEKVSERAGQLCEERCNAGDPAGCGCLAHLVGTGSAGFERDRQRGSDLAQQSCAGGVGWGCNMARTLHNDTVSSDRERRVEDALRTYERGCLLGDPSSCANLGFFAGHTTRGGDTLTEHIARTYFQEGCEKHIGWACGVYGEMLYLGMGGDTDVEEGIAFNRRGCAFGDPMSCKRLGDLYLGSTELSLPSDYQLALEYFGYACDSRDARACHLWATIADLAFPDLEPPTRLEEAYKIACFRGRSESCVALSNLYLSARKDWPAQPDAARSTLERSCRRHADDSCVAYGHLVEQGIGGEVNLNVALEAYERACQNGEPKGCQWAGALVMHEEPERAFEIFTEGCDRGVGNSCNWLALWLETHASPEDQRYILGLHQRACDLDEPRGCFDLALIYETGRSEFEANPPLAMKHMAGACRLNDPIACVHLGRYLLDGVNNNLSWDERAVPLLTSICVNALPHRRDMHRASTLSCRWLAQSHADRGLHSQALDIAQRGCDLRDADSCALAAELLKAENFEPVTRHDATTYEAKACDYGDLSYCSDVTDAQTE